One genomic window of Luteitalea pratensis includes the following:
- a CDS encoding VOC family protein encodes MTDATQVPGFICFDHVAIAVPPGQLDAQVEVYKTLGFTEIHREDVLGIDQVREVLLQVGGGPNLVQLLEPLTPDSPVARQIEKNGGRGGMAHVALRVADIQAAFDDLTAKGFRIIDAAPRKGSRGTTVFFVHPRTTDAAAFGYILEVVQEGSLDG; translated from the coding sequence ATGACCGACGCCACGCAGGTACCGGGCTTCATCTGCTTCGATCACGTCGCCATCGCGGTGCCCCCGGGGCAGTTGGATGCGCAGGTCGAGGTGTACAAGACGCTGGGCTTCACCGAAATCCATCGCGAAGATGTGCTCGGCATCGACCAGGTGCGCGAGGTGCTCCTGCAGGTCGGCGGCGGACCGAACCTCGTGCAGCTCCTGGAGCCGCTGACGCCGGACTCTCCAGTCGCCAGGCAGATCGAGAAGAACGGCGGCCGAGGCGGCATGGCGCACGTGGCGCTGCGTGTCGCCGACATCCAGGCCGCCTTCGACGACCTCACGGCCAAGGGGTTCCGCATCATCGATGCAGCACCACGCAAGGGGTCGCGTGGCACCACGGTCTTCTTCGTGCACCCCAGGACGACCGATGCCGCGGCCTTCGGCTACATCCTCGAGGTGGTCCAGGAGGGCAGCCTCGATGGCTGA
- the scpA gene encoding methylmalonyl-CoA mutase produces the protein MPRPDFSSIDYRAMPREARTVPVPAANTDARPAARGGAEEARAWMTAEGIAIKPYYTRADLDGLDHLEYAAGLPPFLRGPYSTMYALQPWTIRQYAGFSTAEDSNAFYRRNLAAGQKGLSVAFDLATHRGYDSDNERVVGDVGKAGVAIDSVEDMKILFDQIPLDRMSVSMTMNGAVLPIMAFYIVAAEEQGVTPERLTGTIQNDILKEFMVRNTYIYGPGPSMRIVGDIFRYCSERMPLFNCISISGYHMQEAGATADLELAYTLADGLEYIRTGLAVGLDIDDFAPRLSFFWAIGMHHFMEIAKLRAARALWARLVHGFSPKNPKSMALRTHSQTSGWSLTAQDPFNNVTRTCVEAMAAALGHTQSLHTNALDEAIALPTDFSARIARNTQIYLQQETGITKVVDPWAGSYYVERLTHELMDKAWRHIQEVERLGGMAKAIETGLPKMRIEEAAARRQARIDTGRERIVGVNAYRREHDAPIEVLEVDNRAVRATQLRRLAQVKGGRDAAAVQQSLRALTQAAERRDGNLLALAVAAARVRATLGEISGALEAVFGRYQAVSRTISGVYSSESEQDPEFQKARQMAERFAADEGRRPRILVSKLGQDGHDRGARVVATAFADLGFDVDVGPLFQTPQEAARMAVENDVHVLGVSTLAGGHKTLVPDLIAALKQYGRADILVVVGGVIPPQDHVFLEQVGVTAVFGPGSVIPICAQQILEALGATRAA, from the coding sequence ATGCCGCGCCCGGATTTCTCGAGCATCGACTATCGCGCCATGCCCCGTGAGGCACGGACCGTGCCTGTGCCGGCCGCCAACACGGACGCACGACCTGCAGCGCGCGGCGGTGCCGAGGAGGCTCGTGCCTGGATGACGGCCGAGGGCATCGCGATCAAGCCGTACTATACCCGCGCCGATCTCGATGGCCTCGATCACCTCGAGTATGCGGCCGGGCTGCCGCCGTTCCTGCGCGGGCCGTATTCGACGATGTACGCGCTGCAGCCGTGGACGATCCGTCAGTACGCAGGCTTTTCGACCGCGGAGGACTCCAACGCCTTCTACCGGCGCAACCTCGCCGCCGGGCAGAAGGGCCTGTCGGTGGCGTTCGACCTGGCGACGCACCGCGGCTACGACTCGGACAACGAGCGCGTCGTCGGCGACGTCGGCAAGGCGGGTGTCGCCATCGACTCGGTCGAGGACATGAAGATCCTCTTCGACCAGATCCCGCTGGACCGGATGTCGGTGTCGATGACCATGAACGGGGCGGTGCTCCCGATCATGGCGTTCTACATCGTCGCTGCCGAGGAGCAGGGCGTGACGCCCGAACGGCTCACCGGCACGATCCAGAACGACATCCTCAAGGAGTTCATGGTCCGCAACACGTACATCTACGGCCCCGGACCGTCGATGCGGATCGTCGGTGACATCTTCAGGTACTGCTCGGAACGGATGCCGCTCTTCAACTGCATCTCGATCAGCGGGTATCACATGCAGGAAGCGGGGGCGACGGCCGACCTGGAACTCGCCTACACGCTGGCCGACGGACTCGAGTACATCCGGACCGGTCTCGCGGTGGGACTGGACATCGACGACTTCGCCCCTCGCCTCAGCTTCTTCTGGGCGATCGGCATGCATCACTTCATGGAGATCGCGAAGCTGCGGGCCGCGCGGGCACTGTGGGCGCGCCTGGTGCACGGGTTCAGCCCGAAGAACCCGAAGTCGATGGCGCTGCGGACGCACTCGCAGACATCGGGCTGGAGCCTCACCGCGCAGGACCCCTTCAACAACGTGACCCGCACGTGCGTGGAGGCGATGGCGGCCGCACTCGGCCACACGCAATCGCTGCACACCAACGCGCTCGACGAGGCGATTGCGCTACCGACCGACTTCTCGGCGCGCATCGCGCGCAACACCCAGATCTACCTGCAGCAGGAAACCGGCATCACGAAGGTGGTCGATCCGTGGGCTGGCAGCTACTACGTGGAGCGCCTCACGCACGAACTGATGGACAAGGCGTGGCGCCACATCCAGGAAGTCGAGCGACTGGGCGGCATGGCGAAGGCGATCGAGACGGGCCTGCCCAAGATGCGGATCGAGGAGGCTGCCGCCCGTCGCCAGGCGCGCATCGACACCGGACGCGAACGCATCGTCGGCGTCAACGCGTACCGGCGTGAGCACGACGCGCCGATCGAGGTGCTCGAGGTGGACAACCGCGCGGTGCGCGCGACCCAATTGCGCCGCCTTGCGCAGGTGAAGGGCGGACGCGATGCCGCGGCGGTGCAGCAATCGCTGCGCGCGCTGACCCAGGCCGCCGAACGTCGCGACGGCAACCTGCTGGCCCTGGCCGTCGCTGCGGCGCGGGTGCGGGCCACCCTCGGCGAGATTTCCGGCGCGCTGGAGGCGGTGTTCGGCCGCTACCAGGCCGTCAGTCGTACCATCTCCGGCGTGTACTCCTCGGAGAGCGAACAGGATCCCGAGTTCCAGAAGGCGAGACAGATGGCCGAGCGGTTTGCCGCCGACGAGGGGCGGCGTCCGCGCATCCTCGTGAGCAAGCTGGGACAGGACGGGCACGACCGCGGTGCGCGGGTCGTCGCCACGGCGTTTGCCGATCTGGGCTTCGACGTCGACGTCGGTCCGCTGTTCCAGACGCCGCAGGAAGCGGCGCGCATGGCGGTGGAGAACGACGTGCATGTGCTCGGCGTCTCGACGCTGGCGGGAGGCCACAAGACACTCGTCCCAGACCTGATCGCGGCACTGAA
- a CDS encoding Gfo/Idh/MocA family protein: MLSHSITMLGAGLIGDFYTRTLHAQRSRDRVDVIYSRQAARAADFARRWGVPHALTDMAAAIAHPQTDVVVIALPNHLHEEAVGMAAQAGKAVLCTKPLGRTADEAWRMLKVVEDAGVFAGYLEDLCYTPKTLKAIASVREGAVGEVTWVRAREAHPGPHAAWFWDHRLTGGGAIIDLGCHCIEIIRNFVGKGNRPVEVMCWADTLVHPVEAEDNAVALVRFASGALGQFEVSWTFRGGMDLRDEIAGTHGTIWLNHFLRTGYEMFTAARRAGYVAEKAETADGWLFPVGDEVAELGYVDMFTDMFEAMEAGRQPQESFYDGVVVNAVMDAAYRSAKSRLWEPVTLPDWRGGDVPRLHVEPEMFEGQLVIKRELLPDGRAKLIVRDPATGDFSEQVR; this comes from the coding sequence ATGCTCAGTCACTCCATCACGATGCTCGGTGCCGGGCTCATCGGCGATTTCTACACGCGCACGCTGCACGCGCAGCGCAGTCGCGATCGGGTCGACGTGATCTACTCGCGACAGGCGGCTCGCGCCGCGGACTTCGCGCGGCGGTGGGGCGTGCCGCACGCACTCACCGACATGGCCGCGGCCATCGCCCATCCACAGACCGACGTCGTCGTGATCGCGCTTCCCAATCACCTGCACGAGGAGGCTGTCGGCATGGCGGCGCAGGCGGGCAAGGCGGTGCTGTGCACCAAGCCGCTCGGGCGCACGGCCGACGAGGCGTGGCGGATGCTGAAGGTGGTCGAGGACGCGGGCGTCTTCGCCGGTTACCTCGAGGACCTGTGTTACACGCCGAAGACCCTGAAGGCGATTGCGTCGGTGCGCGAAGGCGCGGTCGGTGAGGTGACCTGGGTGCGGGCGCGCGAGGCGCACCCGGGTCCGCACGCCGCGTGGTTCTGGGACCATCGGCTCACCGGCGGCGGCGCGATCATCGATCTCGGCTGCCACTGCATCGAGATCATCCGCAACTTCGTCGGCAAGGGGAACCGCCCCGTGGAGGTGATGTGCTGGGCCGACACGCTGGTACACCCTGTCGAGGCCGAGGACAACGCGGTCGCGCTCGTGCGCTTCGCATCCGGCGCGCTCGGCCAGTTCGAAGTGAGCTGGACGTTCCGCGGCGGCATGGACCTGCGTGACGAGATCGCCGGCACCCACGGCACGATCTGGTTGAATCACTTCCTGCGCACCGGCTACGAGATGTTCACGGCGGCACGGCGTGCCGGGTATGTCGCCGAGAAGGCGGAGACGGCTGATGGCTGGTTGTTCCCGGTCGGCGACGAAGTGGCCGAGCTCGGGTACGTCGACATGTTCACCGACATGTTCGAAGCGATGGAGGCCGGGCGACAACCGCAGGAATCCTTCTACGACGGCGTGGTGGTCAACGCGGTGATGGACGCGGCGTATCGGTCAGCGAAGAGCCGGCTATGGGAGCCGGTGACGCTGCCAGACTGGCGGGGCGGCGACGTGCCGAGGCTGCACGTCGAGCCGGAGATGTTCGAGGGGCAGCTCGTGATCAAGCGCGAGCTGCTCCCCGATGGTCGTGCCAAGCTGATTGTTCGCGATCCCGCCACTGGCGACTTCAGCGAACAGGTCAGGTGA
- a CDS encoding S8 family peptidase: MKLIGPVPTTADTAQPAAGTAWGVTAVKADVSIFDGTDVIVAVLDTGIAQAHPAFTGVTIVEKDFTGEGNGDKYGHGTHCAGTVFGRDVNGTRIGVARGVNKALIGKVLGASGGGSDAIVRAINWVIEEGANVISMSLGIDFPGFVKKLIDEGMAAEMATTMALEGYRQNILLFERLASLIRAREAFGETTVIVAAAGNESQRDENADFEIACSPPAVSEGLISVAALGQSGTGFVVAPFSNKNVIVSGPGVGIRSAKATGGLVSMSGTSMATPHVAGVAALWMQQLAQNGPVPGSLLKAKLVASGVQAGITGTFDVADIGSGMVQAP; this comes from the coding sequence ATGAAACTCATCGGTCCAGTGCCGACGACAGCGGACACGGCGCAGCCGGCTGCGGGAACGGCCTGGGGCGTCACCGCGGTGAAAGCCGATGTGTCCATCTTCGACGGCACGGACGTCATCGTCGCCGTGCTCGACACGGGGATCGCGCAAGCGCACCCCGCCTTCACCGGCGTGACCATCGTCGAGAAGGACTTCACCGGCGAGGGTAACGGCGACAAGTACGGCCACGGCACCCATTGCGCGGGCACCGTCTTCGGCCGCGACGTCAACGGCACCCGCATCGGCGTGGCCCGGGGAGTGAACAAGGCGCTCATCGGCAAGGTGCTCGGCGCCAGCGGCGGTGGGAGCGACGCCATCGTCCGTGCCATCAACTGGGTGATCGAGGAAGGCGCGAACGTGATCTCGATGTCGCTCGGTATCGACTTCCCGGGATTCGTCAAGAAGCTGATCGACGAGGGCATGGCCGCCGAAATGGCGACGACGATGGCGCTCGAAGGCTACCGGCAGAACATCCTGTTGTTCGAGCGGTTGGCCTCGCTGATCCGGGCGCGTGAGGCATTCGGCGAGACGACGGTGATCGTGGCCGCCGCGGGCAACGAAAGCCAGCGCGACGAGAACGCCGACTTCGAGATCGCGTGCAGCCCGCCGGCCGTGTCGGAAGGGTTGATCTCGGTGGCCGCACTCGGCCAGTCCGGCACGGGGTTCGTCGTCGCGCCATTCAGCAACAAGAACGTCATCGTGTCTGGCCCGGGCGTCGGCATCCGGTCGGCGAAAGCGACCGGCGGGCTCGTGTCGATGAGCGGCACGAGCATGGCGACTCCGCACGTCGCCGGCGTCGCGGCCCTGTGGATGCAACAGCTCGCGCAGAACGGACCGGTGCCAGGGTCGCTGCTCAAGGCCAAGCTCGTGGCCTCCGGTGTGCAGGCGGGCATCACCGGCACGTTCGACGTCGCCGACATCGGGTCGGGGATGGTCCAAGCACCGTAA
- a CDS encoding TonB-dependent receptor, translating into MYPHLSPPRVLGSWAIATLVAASPAIVSAQSTATLVGVVLDSSGAALPGATVEVASPALIERTRATVTTDDGRYRVVDLRPGDYTLTFSLGGFQTVRREHVLLTTAITTTVDATLSIGALDEAITVRGGAPVIDTRSGTSERPLSQELIEGIPVGRIPNVAVMLVPGAVTARPDVGGSETGQTAGVSIHGSQTRDLVWNTDGLDMTSNTGSGGVSGQYPNQGAYQEIVVQTRALPAEIGAGGVSVNMITKDGGNRFRGELFSTYTSGALQGSNVSDAQRERGLIAPSAMDVFNDLNGGVGGPIKPDALWFYGSARRFQVDRFEANTFNPDGTQALDENYIWNATGKLTWQINRANRLTSFVDYNYKLREHRRQTTAAYQFVSPEASYYSPLWGPVANTKLTSTLGSNLLLDTGFSWYYVPWSLDYQPDLAADALPRVDIAQSTLTGAPPPAMLRATQERRTWNAVLSWLPRWRGEHQVRTGVQVQHAPYGQEFDSLGHGDLVARYRNGVPDSVTVYNTPVSTNMSQLELGVFVQDSWAITPRLTINPGLRFERHTGSLGQQSAAAGQFVPARTFEAQSNLVVWNTFVPRLAASLDLSGRGRTVVKASASQYAQRQGSQLIDQFNPLRQNTENRSWNDRNGDLVPQLDEIGPGQGALDRGATVRISDGLKRPTQWEYSASLEHQLADDFSVAVSWFRRDYRDLTAVVNLAISPDDFTPLEITNPLDGTPFTIYNQSAASIGRVDNALINSDLLDQRYQGVEATVTRRFAGGLALLGGVTFGKNTANTSASTNPNDRINSEGDDLLDSRVIVNLSAIYQLPWQLQAAAHFAHYDGQPLRRIYTVTRTVAPTLRQVSQDVLLLPTGEERKPDQSLLDVRLGRRFSLGRGLTVEPLLEVYNVLNENASVTEVEQVGAALGRISRNVDARLVRLGVKVQF; encoded by the coding sequence ATGTACCCGCATCTTTCACCTCCCCGCGTGTTGGGGTCGTGGGCCATCGCGACGCTCGTCGCCGCGTCGCCCGCGATCGTCTCCGCGCAGTCCACTGCCACGCTTGTCGGCGTGGTGCTCGACAGTTCCGGTGCGGCCCTGCCAGGCGCGACGGTCGAAGTCGCGAGTCCCGCCCTGATCGAGCGCACCAGGGCCACCGTCACTACCGACGATGGCCGCTACCGCGTCGTGGATCTGCGGCCTGGCGACTACACCCTCACGTTCTCGCTCGGCGGCTTCCAGACCGTCCGCCGCGAACACGTGCTGCTGACCACGGCGATCACCACGACCGTGGACGCGACGCTGTCGATCGGCGCGCTCGACGAGGCGATCACGGTGCGGGGTGGCGCACCGGTGATCGACACGCGATCGGGCACGTCCGAACGGCCGCTGAGCCAGGAGTTGATCGAGGGCATTCCGGTCGGGCGCATCCCGAACGTCGCGGTGATGCTGGTGCCGGGCGCGGTGACGGCGCGGCCTGACGTCGGCGGGTCCGAGACCGGTCAGACAGCGGGCGTCTCGATCCACGGTTCGCAGACACGCGACCTGGTCTGGAATACCGACGGCCTCGACATGACGTCGAACACGGGATCGGGCGGCGTCTCGGGCCAGTACCCGAACCAGGGCGCCTACCAGGAGATCGTGGTGCAGACGCGCGCGTTGCCGGCAGAGATCGGCGCCGGCGGCGTCAGCGTCAACATGATCACCAAGGATGGCGGCAACCGTTTCCGCGGCGAGTTGTTCAGCACCTACACGAGTGGCGCACTACAGGGCAGCAACGTGAGCGATGCCCAGCGCGAGCGTGGCTTGATCGCGCCGAGTGCGATGGACGTGTTCAACGACCTGAACGGCGGTGTCGGAGGACCGATCAAGCCGGACGCGCTGTGGTTCTATGGCAGTGCACGGCGCTTCCAGGTCGATCGGTTCGAGGCCAACACGTTCAATCCCGATGGAACGCAGGCCCTCGACGAGAACTACATCTGGAATGCGACAGGCAAGCTGACGTGGCAGATCAACCGCGCCAATCGGCTGACGAGTTTCGTCGACTACAACTACAAGCTCCGCGAGCATCGCCGCCAGACGACGGCGGCCTACCAGTTCGTCTCGCCGGAAGCGAGTTACTACTCGCCGCTGTGGGGGCCGGTGGCCAACACGAAGCTGACATCGACCCTGGGTTCGAACCTGCTGCTCGACACGGGCTTCTCCTGGTACTACGTGCCCTGGTCGCTCGACTACCAGCCCGATCTCGCGGCCGATGCCTTACCGCGGGTGGATATCGCCCAGTCGACGCTCACGGGCGCACCGCCGCCAGCGATGCTTCGGGCGACGCAGGAGCGGCGGACCTGGAACGCGGTGCTCTCATGGCTGCCACGCTGGCGCGGCGAGCACCAGGTGCGCACCGGTGTGCAGGTGCAACACGCGCCATACGGCCAGGAGTTCGACTCGCTTGGGCACGGCGACCTCGTGGCGCGCTATCGCAACGGCGTGCCGGACTCGGTGACGGTGTACAACACGCCGGTCAGCACGAACATGAGCCAGCTCGAACTGGGCGTGTTCGTGCAGGACTCGTGGGCGATCACTCCACGCCTGACGATCAACCCGGGCCTGCGATTCGAGCGGCACACGGGCAGTCTCGGCCAGCAGTCGGCGGCCGCCGGGCAATTCGTGCCGGCGCGGACGTTCGAGGCGCAGTCGAACCTGGTCGTGTGGAACACCTTCGTGCCGCGCCTCGCGGCGTCGTTGGATCTCAGCGGCCGCGGGCGTACGGTGGTCAAGGCAAGCGCGAGCCAGTACGCGCAGCGACAGGGTTCGCAGCTGATCGACCAGTTCAATCCCCTCCGGCAGAACACGGAGAATCGCAGCTGGAACGATCGCAACGGCGATCTCGTCCCGCAGCTGGACGAAATCGGGCCTGGCCAGGGCGCGCTCGATCGCGGCGCCACCGTGCGGATCTCTGATGGCCTGAAGCGTCCGACGCAGTGGGAGTACAGCGCCAGCCTCGAACACCAGCTGGCCGACGACTTCTCCGTGGCCGTGAGCTGGTTCCGCCGCGACTACCGCGACCTGACGGCCGTGGTGAACCTCGCGATCTCGCCCGATGACTTCACGCCGCTGGAGATCACCAACCCGCTCGACGGCACGCCGTTCACGATCTACAACCAGTCGGCGGCGAGCATCGGCCGTGTCGACAACGCGCTCATCAACTCGGACCTGCTGGATCAGCGCTACCAGGGCGTGGAGGCCACCGTCACCCGTCGCTTCGCTGGCGGGCTGGCACTGTTGGGCGGCGTGACGTTCGGAAAGAACACAGCCAACACGTCGGCCAGCACCAACCCGAACGACCGCATCAACTCCGAGGGCGACGACCTCCTCGATTCGCGCGTCATCGTCAACCTGTCGGCCATCTATCAACTGCCGTGGCAGTTGCAGGCCGCGGCGCATTTCGCCCACTACGACGGCCAGCCGCTGCGCCGCATCTACACCGTCACCCGCACAGTAGCGCCGACACTGCGGCAGGTGAGCCAGGACGTGCTGCTGCTGCCGACCGGCGAAGAGCGCAAGCCCGATCAGTCGTTGCTCGACGTGCGCCTCGGACGGCGTTTCAGCCTGGGTCGCGGGCTCACGGTGGAACCACTGCTCGAGGTCTACAACGTGCTGAACGAGAACGCCTCGGTCACCGAGGTGGAACAGGTGGGCGCAGCACTCGGGCGCATCTCGCGCAACGTCGACGCCCGGCTCGTCCGGCTCGGCGTGAAAGTGCAGTTCTAG